A single window of Aphidius gifuensis isolate YNYX2018 linkage group LG1, ASM1490517v1, whole genome shotgun sequence DNA harbors:
- the LOC122854751 gene encoding solute carrier family 25 member 44, which yields MSAVEAPHFIRTIEWDMMDKKKFFPLSMLSSFSVRCCLYPLTVIKTRLQIQRKNHMYNGVIDAYKKIYQMEGFSGLYRGFWISSVQIVSGVLYVSMYEGVRHVLSQDPFTSELDSRIKALIGGGCASTVAQTIVVPFDILSQHLMVLGVTSKHGKLSFDKMGMNPLGINLTPGVSRAYLSAEVVRLIYQRDGVKGFYRGYVASLCAYVPNSALWWGLYTFYQDELIRVMPSWVSHLFIQAVAGTLGGFTTTVITNPLDIVRARLQVQRLDSMCQAFKILWVEEGLRMFAKGLSARLVQSACFSFSIILGYETIKRWSINDEYKKYIRW from the exons ATGTCTGCGGTCGAGGCACCACATTTTATTCGTACCATAGAATGGGACATgatggacaaaaaaaaattttttcctctAAGTATGCTGTCATCATTTTCCGTTCGTTGTTGTTTGTATCCACTGACTGTCATCAAAACAAGACTTCAAATACAGCGAAAAAATCACATGTACAATG gTGTAATAGatgcatacaaaaaaatatatcaaatggaAGGTTTTTCTGGTCTTTATCGAGGATTTTGGATAAGCAGTGTACAAATTGTATCGGGTGTTCTTTATGTATCAATGTACGAGGGTGTAAGACATGTACTGAGTCAAGATCCATTTACATCAGAACTAGATTCAAGAATAAAAGCACTAATTGGAGGTGGTTGTGCAAGCACAGTTGCACAAACAATTGTTGTACCATTTGATATACTTAGTCAACACTTAATGGTTCTTGGTGTCACATCAAAACAtggaaaattatcatttgataag ATGGGAATGAATCCACTTGGAATAAATTTAACACCAGGTGTATCACGTGCCTATTTATCAGCAGAAGTAGTAAGATTGATTTATCAACGTGATGGTGTAAAAGGATTTTATCGAGGATATGTTGCATCACTTTGTGCTTATGTTCCTAATAGTGCACTTTGGTGGGGATTGTATACATTTTATCAAG aTGAATTAATTCGTGTTATGCCTAGTTGGGtatcacatttatttatacaagcAGTGGCTGGTACACTTGGTGGTTTTACAACAACTGTTATAACAAATCCATTGGATATTGTACGAGCTAGATTACAAGTGCAACGATTAGACAGTATGTGTCAggcattcaaaatattatggGTTGAAGAAGGCCTAAGAATGTTTGCTAAAGGTTTATCAGCAAGACTTGTACAATCAGCATGTTttagtttttcaattataCTTGGATATGAAACTATCAAACGTTGGAGCATtaatgatgaatataaaaaatatattcgttGGTAA